One region of Solanum pennellii chromosome 6, SPENNV200 genomic DNA includes:
- the LOC107021689 gene encoding ras-related protein Rab11A isoform X2 → MPCGTMRKIAFAICKVEGKTVKAQIWDTAGQERYRAITSAYYRGAVGALLVYDITKRQTFDNVLRWLRELRDHADSNIVIIMAGNKSDLRHLRAVSEQDGQALAEKEGLSFLETSALEAFNVDKAFHTILTDIYQIISKKALAAQEADSTALPGQGTTINVSDTSANVKRGCCST, encoded by the exons ATGCCCTGTGGAACAATGAGGAAAATTGCTTTTGCCATCTGCAAG GTGGAGGGGAAAACAGTGAAGGCCCAGATATGGGACACTGCAGGGCAAGAAAGGTACCGAGCCATTACCAGTGCTTATTATCGAGGAGCAGTTGGTGCCCTCCTTGTCTATGACATAACTAAGAGGCAAACTTTTGACAATGTTCTGAGGTGGCTACGGGAATTGAGAGACCACGCAGACTCTAATATTGTAATCATAATGGCTGGAAACAAGTCTGACCTTAGGCATCTTAGAGCAGTCTCTGAGCAGGATGGTCAAGCTTTAGCTGAGAAGGAAGGGCTGTCATTTCTTGAGACGTCAGCATTGGAAGCTTTTAATGTTGATAAGGCGTTTCATACTATATTGACAGATATATACCAGATCATTAGCAAGAAGGCATTGGCAGCACAGGAAGCAGATAGCACTGCACTTCCTGGTCAGGGTACAACCATCAATGTCAGTGATACCTCCGCAAATGTGAAGAGAGGCTGCTGTTCCACTTGA